Proteins encoded in a region of the Frondihabitans sp. 762G35 genome:
- a CDS encoding ABC transporter permease, whose protein sequence is MSDSTTQAAQDAAAPTTQAVPPSGPPAGGESRGDRTSGILREIVSSNAMVSVLAVVLALVLSGILIAATDPTVQSTAGYFFARPSDLLSAAWKSVSLAYSSIFQGAIVNFQATDFAGAIRPLTETLNYAMPLIVAGLGVAMSFRAGMFNIGGQGQILIGAAFAGWVGFSFQLPLAVHLPLAVLAGIAGGAAWGFLVGFLKARTGAHEVILTIMLNYVALYLLSFMLRTPGLLQAPGSSNPQSPATLPSATLPKLLGPTFNLNIGFLLVIAATIFCSWLLNRSSLGFRFRAVGENPHAARTAGINVKNVYVYAMVISGALVGIAGATQVLGTLTTGFSSGIDAGIGFDAITVALLGRSRPWGVFGAGILFGALKAGGYAMQAANGVPIDIVLVVQSLIVLFVAAPPLVRTIFRIQTPGAGVRRVRRASSKTAVVTK, encoded by the coding sequence ATGAGCGACTCGACCACGCAGGCGGCGCAGGACGCCGCCGCGCCGACGACTCAGGCCGTGCCGCCGAGCGGGCCACCCGCGGGCGGCGAGTCACGCGGAGATCGGACCTCGGGCATCCTGCGCGAGATCGTCTCGAGCAACGCCATGGTGTCGGTGCTCGCCGTCGTGCTCGCCCTCGTCCTGAGCGGCATCCTGATCGCGGCGACCGACCCGACCGTGCAGTCGACGGCCGGCTACTTCTTCGCGCGCCCGAGCGACCTCCTGAGCGCCGCGTGGAAGTCCGTCTCGCTCGCCTACTCGTCGATCTTCCAGGGCGCGATCGTCAACTTCCAGGCGACCGACTTCGCCGGGGCGATCCGGCCGCTGACCGAGACGCTCAACTACGCCATGCCGCTCATCGTCGCGGGCCTCGGCGTCGCGATGTCGTTCCGCGCCGGCATGTTCAACATCGGCGGCCAGGGCCAGATCCTGATCGGCGCGGCCTTCGCCGGCTGGGTCGGATTCTCGTTCCAGCTGCCGCTCGCCGTCCACCTGCCGCTCGCCGTCCTCGCGGGAATCGCAGGAGGCGCGGCGTGGGGTTTCCTCGTCGGCTTCCTGAAGGCGCGCACCGGTGCCCACGAGGTGATCCTCACGATCATGCTCAACTACGTGGCGCTCTACCTGCTCTCGTTCATGCTCCGCACCCCGGGGCTCCTGCAGGCCCCCGGCTCCTCGAACCCGCAGTCGCCCGCGACGCTGCCGTCGGCCACGCTGCCGAAGCTGCTCGGGCCGACGTTCAACCTCAACATCGGGTTCCTCCTCGTCATCGCGGCGACGATCTTCTGCTCGTGGCTCCTCAACCGGTCGAGCCTCGGCTTCCGGTTCCGCGCCGTCGGCGAGAACCCGCACGCGGCCCGGACCGCCGGCATCAACGTCAAGAACGTCTACGTCTACGCGATGGTCATCTCGGGCGCGCTCGTCGGCATCGCCGGGGCGACCCAGGTGCTCGGCACGCTGACCACCGGGTTCTCGTCGGGCATCGACGCCGGCATCGGGTTCGACGCGATCACGGTCGCGCTCCTCGGACGCTCGCGGCCCTGGGGCGTCTTCGGCGCCGGCATCCTCTTCGGTGCGCTCAAGGCCGGCGGTTACGCCATGCAGGCGGCCAACGGGGTCCCGATCGACATCGTCCTCGTCGTGCAGTCGCTGATCGTCCTGTTCGTGGCGGCGCCGCCTCTCGTGCGGACCATCTTCCGCATCCAGACACCGGGGGCCGGGGTCCGCAGGGTCCGCCGCGCCTCCTCCAAGACCGCGGTGGTGACCAAGTGA